One stretch of Chiroxiphia lanceolata isolate bChiLan1 chromosome 1, bChiLan1.pri, whole genome shotgun sequence DNA includes these proteins:
- the MYC gene encoding LOW QUALITY PROTEIN: myc proto-oncogene protein (The sequence of the model RefSeq protein was modified relative to this genomic sequence to represent the inferred CDS: inserted 4 bases in 4 codons; deleted 4 bases in 4 codons; substituted 1 base at 1 genomic stop codon), whose translation MPLSAGFSSKNYDYDYDSVQPYFYFEEEEENFYLAAQQRGSELQPPAPSEDIWKKFELLPTAAPLPQPPLQPGRRLCFPSTADQLEIVTELLGGDMVNQSFICDPDDETVKSIIIQDCMWSGFSAAAKLEKVVSEKLASYQAARREGGPAARPGPPPSTPPAPPPGLAASPTASASLYLHDLGAAAADCIDTSVVFPYPLSERAPRAAPPGASPASLLGDDTPPTTSSDSEEEQEEDEEIDVLHXLKRMNPNQAQSPAQRRQKEHSSSXHSTLVLKRCHVNIHQHNYAAPPSTKXEYPAAKRLRLDSGRXLKQISNNRKCSSPRTSDSEENDKRRTHNVLERQRRNELKLSFFALRDQIPEVANNEKAPKVVILKKATEYVXSIQSDEHRLIAEKEQLRRRREQLKHKLEQLRNSCA comes from the exons ATGCCGCTCAGCGCCGGCTTCTCCAGCAAGAACTACGATTACGATTACGACTCGGTGCAGCCCTACTTCTACTtcgaggaggaggaggagaacttCTACCTGGCGGCGCAGCAGCGGGGCAGCGAGCTGCAGCCCCCCGCCCCGTCGGAGGACATCTGGAAGAAGTTTGAGCTGCTGCCCACCGCcgcccctctcccccagccGCCGCTCCAGCCTGGCCGCCgcctctgcttcccctccaCCGCCGACCAGCTGGAGATCGTGACCGAGCTCCTCGGGGGGGACATGGTCAACCAGAGCTTCATCTGCGATCCGGACGACGAGACCGTCAAGTCCATCATTATCCAGGACTGCATGTGGAGCGGCTTCTCCGCCGCCGCCAAGCTGGAGAAGGTG GTCTCAGAGAAGCTGGCGTCCTACCAGGCTGCCCGGCGGGAAgggggccccgccgcccgccccggcccgccgcCCTCCACGCCGCCGGCACCGCCACCGGGCCTGGCCGCGTCCCCCACCGCCTCCGCCAGCCTCTACCTGCACGACCtgggcgctgccgccgccgaCTGCATCGAC ACCTCGGTGGTCTTTCCTTACCCTCTGAGCGAGCGGGCTCCGCGGGCCGCACCGCCCGGCGCCAGCCCCGCGTCCCTGCTGGGCGACGACACGCCGCCCACGACCAGCAGCGACTCGG aagaagaacaagaggaagatgaggaaatTGATGTGTTACATTAGCTGAAGCGAATGAATCCGAATCAAGCACAGAGTCCAGCACAGAGACGTCAGAAAGAGCACAGTAGCT ACCACAGCACACTAGTTCTCAAACGGTGTCATGTCAACATCCATCAGCACAATTATGCTGCTCCTCCCTCCACCA GTGAATACCCAGCTGCAAAAAGGCTAAGGTTGGACAGTGGCA GTCTCAAACAGATCAGCAACAACCGAAAATGCTCGAGTCCGCGCACGTCAGATTCGGAAGAGAACGACAAGAGGCGAACACACAACGTCTTGGAGCGCCAGAGGAGAAATGAGCTGAAGCTGAGTTTCTTTGCCTTGCGTGACCAGATA CCTGAGGTGGCCAATAATGAGAAGGCACCCAAGGTTGTCATCCTGAAAAAAGCAACAGAGTACG CTTCCATCCAGTCAGATGAACACAGACTGATCGCAGAGAAAGAGCAGTTGAGGCGGAGGAGAGAACAGTTG AAACACAAACTCGAGCAGCTAAGGAACTCTTGTGCATAG